One Porphyromonas pogonae genomic region harbors:
- a CDS encoding cation diffusion facilitator family transporter, translating into MRSIFYTEREKKIFQATLVGSAVNAVLMVLKFIAGIIGHSSAMIADAINSLSDFITDIITLIFVKLSSKPCDENHKYGHGKYETLASAIIAIAMIIIGTMMFMENAATVKEVIMNNKQLVRPAPIAMVVAIISIVSKEFLFQYTNKKGKKLNSSSLRAKAWDHRSDTLTSFAALIGISFAMFMGEKGMVMEPIAAAVVSILIIRIGVLLVLPAFKELLEESLPQDIQDEISSIILNTPDIQGINNLNTRSIGSKYAIEADILIDENATVKVAHDITKMVEDNLRDKYGEDTHVVIHVEPYKCVL; encoded by the coding sequence ATGCGTTCTATTTTCTACACGGAAAGAGAAAAAAAAATATTCCAAGCCACACTTGTCGGCAGTGCAGTGAATGCCGTGCTGATGGTATTAAAGTTTATCGCAGGAATAATTGGACATAGTAGCGCCATGATAGCTGATGCTATAAACTCTCTATCTGATTTCATAACCGATATTATAACTCTTATATTCGTTAAACTATCCAGTAAACCATGTGATGAAAATCACAAATACGGACATGGCAAATATGAAACCCTCGCATCTGCTATCATCGCTATTGCCATGATCATTATAGGCACTATGATGTTTATGGAAAATGCTGCTACAGTAAAAGAGGTGATCATGAATAATAAGCAATTGGTAAGACCTGCCCCTATAGCTATGGTAGTGGCCATAATATCTATTGTAAGCAAAGAATTTCTATTCCAATACACCAATAAAAAAGGTAAGAAACTCAACAGCTCCAGCCTTAGAGCCAAAGCATGGGATCACCGTAGCGATACACTGACCTCATTTGCAGCGCTTATAGGTATCAGTTTTGCTATGTTTATGGGTGAAAAAGGGATGGTGATGGAACCTATAGCGGCAGCAGTGGTAAGCATCCTTATTATACGAATAGGAGTCCTTTTAGTCCTTCCGGCATTCAAGGAACTTCTTGAAGAAAGTTTACCCCAAGACATCCAGGATGAAATATCCTCTATTATACTAAATACACCTGATATACAAGGAATAAATAACCTCAATACCCGTAGTATTGGAAGCAAATACGCTATCGAAGCAGATATTCTAATAGATGAGAATGCAACCGTAAAAGTAGCTCACGATATCACGAAAATGGTAGAAGATAACTTAAGAGACAAATATGGAGAGGATACTCATGTGGTGATACATGTAGAGCCATATAAGTGTGTATTATAA
- a CDS encoding DJ-1 family glyoxalase III: MKTTYLFLARGFEETEAIATVDLLRRAEIDVKIVSITGKETVTGAHNIKIKADVLMPDVSLMDAQAMILPGGMPGAEHLLHDADLRLLLSEFHKSGGVIAAICAAPMVLGDLGILRDKKATCYPGFEKFLIGAEVTGNKVEVDGNIITGKGPAFAFDFGLAIITKLTSVAKAEEVASGFLLA; the protein is encoded by the coding sequence ATGAAGACAACGTATTTATTTCTGGCAAGAGGTTTTGAAGAAACAGAAGCTATTGCAACCGTGGATCTGCTGCGTAGAGCAGAGATTGATGTAAAAATAGTATCCATAACAGGTAAAGAAACCGTAACCGGTGCTCATAATATCAAGATCAAGGCTGATGTACTTATGCCTGATGTGAGTTTGATGGACGCACAAGCAATGATATTGCCCGGAGGAATGCCCGGTGCAGAACATCTGCTTCACGATGCAGATCTCAGGCTGTTACTTTCTGAATTTCATAAATCGGGTGGCGTGATTGCAGCTATCTGTGCAGCTCCCATGGTCTTAGGTGACTTAGGGATACTGAGAGACAAAAAGGCAACTTGCTATCCCGGCTTTGAAAAGTTCCTTATCGGAGCCGAAGTTACCGGCAATAAAGTTGAGGTCGATGGTAATATAATTACGGGTAAAGGGCCTGCATTCGCTTTCGATTTTGGGCTAGCCATTATCACCAAGCTTACCTCTGTCGCAAAAGCAGAAGAAGTGGCTAGTGGCTTCCTTCTTGCTTGA
- a CDS encoding energy transducer TonB — MSKNRKPKDIGIAIGVTLLAHAMLIGLLFYIHLTTQAPQKQHIPELVLVNAGNTDFTSMGDEEPLGNDLKNPQSEANEPQNAQEPSNPSATAPQTTPREPLATQKTEPSINAAELEKQKKKKEEDIKKRQEEERKKKEAQEAERKKKIEAQVGNNVAGAFNGSKAKTSNQGTGNTAQGNQGNPNGSGDSYSLTGRTIISNGGMLTRPNDVKPIRGRIKVRIIVNSSGKVTDAWIEPNGTQISDATMRASSVAAAKATRFNAVSAGNDQRGIITYYFDVK, encoded by the coding sequence ATGTCAAAAAACAGAAAACCCAAAGATATAGGAATAGCCATCGGGGTTACCTTGCTGGCACATGCTATGCTTATTGGGCTATTGTTCTATATACATCTTACTACCCAAGCCCCACAAAAGCAGCATATCCCTGAACTTGTATTGGTCAATGCCGGTAATACCGATTTTACTTCTATGGGAGATGAAGAGCCTTTGGGTAATGACTTGAAAAACCCCCAAAGTGAAGCTAATGAGCCACAAAACGCTCAAGAACCATCCAACCCATCGGCGACTGCTCCACAAACAACGCCTCGGGAACCTTTGGCTACTCAGAAAACTGAGCCTTCTATAAATGCAGCAGAACTGGAAAAACAAAAAAAGAAAAAAGAGGAGGATATAAAAAAACGACAAGAGGAAGAGCGGAAGAAAAAGGAAGCCCAAGAAGCTGAGCGAAAGAAAAAAATAGAAGCACAGGTAGGCAATAATGTAGCTGGAGCATTCAATGGTAGCAAAGCTAAAACGAGCAACCAAGGTACCGGCAATACTGCACAAGGTAATCAAGGAAATCCCAATGGGAGCGGAGACAGCTACTCCTTGACAGGCAGAACAATTATTTCCAACGGAGGTATGCTCACGAGACCCAATGATGTAAAACCAATAAGAGGTCGCATCAAAGTGCGTATTATAGTCAACAGTAGTGGCAAGGTTACTGATGCTTGGATAGAGCCCAACGGCACTCAAATATCAGATGCAACCATGAGAGCATCATCAGTGGCAGCAGCCAAAGCTACCAGATTTAATGCTGTTTCTGCAGGAAACGATCAACGAGGTATTATAACCTACTATTTCGACGTTAAATAA
- a CDS encoding ExbD/TolR family protein — translation MSLKRKAKVNESFSMASMTDVIFLLLIFFMVTSTLIVPNAIKVTLPASQQQAPPEVPPVRVIITQDLRYFVAFGQNEGSEILPDELEATLSKYATSAKDNPFLAIYADETVPYKEVVKVINIASPLGMKVVLATRPLANNETKEF, via the coding sequence ATGAGTCTGAAAAGAAAAGCGAAAGTCAACGAATCATTCAGCATGGCATCCATGACTGATGTGATCTTTCTGCTCCTTATATTTTTCATGGTAACAAGTACTCTTATTGTACCCAATGCTATCAAAGTCACTTTGCCTGCATCACAGCAACAAGCTCCCCCTGAAGTTCCTCCCGTAAGGGTAATAATCACGCAGGATTTACGCTATTTTGTTGCTTTTGGACAGAATGAAGGATCAGAAATACTACCGGACGAATTGGAAGCCACGCTCTCAAAATATGCAACATCAGCAAAAGACAATCCTTTCTTGGCCATCTATGCTGACGAAACGGTACCTTACAAAGAAGTTGTGAAGGTGATAAACATTGCGAGCCCATTAGGGATGAAAGTTGTATTGGCAACTCGCCCACTGGCAAATAACGAAACGAAGGAATTCTAA
- a CDS encoding MotA/TolQ/ExbB proton channel family protein, with amino-acid sequence MNTSAADTLSQVLEMGQAAHTPASLSVIDLAMKGGWIMIVLLALSLIALYIFVIKLLEINSAGKEDSSFMDRIKDYIHEGKIKSAEKLCEDKKTPYSRMIHKGITRLGRPMNDILVTIENVGNVEIGKLNNGLPILATIAAGAPMIGFLGTVTGMVRAFFDMANAGSSVDIALLSNGIYEALVTTVGGLIVGIITLFAYNYLVAKLDKVINKMETKTIEFMDLLNEPV; translated from the coding sequence ATGAACACATCTGCAGCAGACACTCTGTCGCAAGTTTTAGAAATGGGACAGGCAGCTCACACACCAGCTTCTCTTTCTGTAATTGATTTAGCCATGAAGGGTGGTTGGATTATGATAGTACTTCTTGCGCTTTCACTCATTGCCCTTTATATATTCGTTATCAAATTGCTTGAAATCAACTCTGCCGGAAAAGAGGACAGCTCTTTTATGGACAGAATAAAAGACTACATACACGAGGGTAAAATCAAATCAGCAGAAAAACTCTGCGAAGATAAAAAAACTCCTTACTCACGCATGATCCACAAAGGAATCACTCGTTTGGGAAGGCCTATGAACGATATTTTAGTGACAATAGAGAATGTAGGAAATGTAGAGATTGGCAAATTGAACAATGGCTTGCCCATTCTTGCCACTATAGCTGCGGGAGCACCCATGATAGGTTTTCTGGGTACCGTTACGGGTATGGTAAGGGCATTCTTCGATATGGCTAATGCCGGCAGTTCTGTAGATATAGCTCTACTATCGAACGGTATTTACGAAGCCTTGGTGACTACCGTAGGAGGTCTCATTGTTGGTATCATCACCCTTTTTGCTTATAACTACCTTGTAGCCAAGCTGGACAAAGTAATCAATAAGATGGAGACCAAAACAATAGAATTTATGGATCTTTTGAACGAGCCTGTATGA
- a CDS encoding pyridoxine 5'-phosphate synthase produces the protein MARLSVNINKVATLRNARGGNLPNVVKFAQDCEKFGAQGITVHPRPDERHIRYSDVFDLKAVIQTEFNIEGNPTKQFIELIEQIKPTQVTLVPDAPEVLTSNMGWKVSENFDFLQDIIARFKSMGIRTSIFVDTDLHNLEMAKKTGTDRIELYTEPYAMDFKRSPDAAISSFILASEVAHGLGLEVNAGHDLNLDNLPFFAANIPYLDEVSIGHALISESLYLGLEETISKYLIALKK, from the coding sequence ATGGCTAGACTAAGTGTAAATATTAATAAAGTTGCTACGTTGCGCAATGCCCGGGGAGGGAATCTGCCCAATGTCGTAAAATTCGCGCAAGACTGTGAAAAATTTGGAGCTCAAGGGATCACTGTTCATCCAAGACCTGACGAACGTCATATCAGATACAGTGATGTTTTTGATCTAAAAGCTGTCATTCAGACTGAATTTAACATTGAAGGAAATCCAACCAAACAGTTTATTGAACTTATAGAGCAGATCAAGCCTACACAAGTAACGTTGGTGCCTGATGCCCCCGAAGTTCTAACGAGTAATATGGGATGGAAGGTTTCTGAGAATTTCGACTTTCTTCAAGACATTATTGCCAGATTCAAGAGTATGGGTATAAGAACATCCATATTTGTAGATACGGATTTACATAATTTGGAAATGGCTAAAAAAACCGGCACAGACAGGATAGAACTTTATACAGAGCCCTATGCTATGGATTTCAAGAGATCTCCTGACGCAGCCATCAGTTCTTTCATTTTAGCTTCTGAAGTTGCCCATGGCTTAGGCTTAGAAGTCAATGCGGGGCACGACCTCAATCTTGATAATTTACCCTTTTTTGCTGCTAATATTCCATATCTTGATGAGGTATCTATAGGGCATGCTTTAATATCAGAATCATTATATTTAGGACTGGAAGAAACAATATCTAAGTATCTAATTGCATTAAAAAAATAA
- a CDS encoding NAD kinase has protein sequence MIKIAIFGSRHKVQHSECLRYLFDEIQKFEPEVYIEKAFYNALISDFGLKPFISGIIEDVFPKVDYVICLGGDGTFLRTARRVGKRETPILGINLGRLGFLTDIDCKDASGHISRLFNKEYTIEKRSQLRVLINDVYLGNVVNEVAILKRETGSMITIDTYLGEDYLAGYDADGLIIATPTGSTAYSLSVHGPIMMPGCRDIIINPIAPHVLNMRPLVIPDSEIITLKVNSRSNTFLISLDGVTKILPCDNTIKIMKASHVVNMIRLEKKSFADTLRRKLMWGTSIR, from the coding sequence ATGATAAAAATTGCAATTTTTGGAAGCAGACACAAAGTCCAACACTCTGAATGCCTCAGATATCTTTTTGATGAAATTCAAAAATTTGAACCGGAAGTTTATATAGAAAAAGCATTTTATAATGCCCTTATAAGTGACTTCGGGCTCAAGCCATTTATCTCGGGTATCATAGAAGATGTATTCCCCAAAGTAGACTATGTCATTTGCCTGGGAGGCGACGGTACGTTTCTTCGTACGGCAAGAAGAGTAGGTAAGAGGGAAACCCCTATCTTGGGGATCAATTTGGGACGCCTCGGCTTCCTTACCGATATTGATTGTAAAGATGCATCGGGGCATATATCCCGATTGTTTAACAAGGAATATACCATTGAAAAACGTAGCCAACTCAGGGTTTTGATCAATGATGTCTATTTAGGTAATGTGGTCAATGAAGTCGCCATACTCAAGAGAGAGACCGGTTCCATGATAACCATTGACACCTATTTGGGTGAAGATTATCTGGCAGGCTATGATGCTGACGGACTCATTATTGCTACACCCACAGGTTCTACCGCATATTCATTGAGCGTTCATGGCCCCATTATGATGCCCGGCTGCCGAGATATAATCATAAACCCCATCGCTCCACATGTGCTCAATATGAGACCTTTGGTGATACCAGACTCTGAGATTATCACCCTTAAAGTAAACTCAAGAAGCAATACCTTCCTGATTTCATTGGATGGAGTGACCAAAATATTGCCCTGTGACAATACCATTAAGATCATGAAAGCATCCCATGTAGTCAATATGATTCGTTTAGAGAAGAAGTCTTTTGCTGATACACTGAGACGTAAACTCATGTGGGGAACCTCTATCAGATGA
- a CDS encoding transglutaminase domain-containing protein → MRNRLIGLGILFFVFVLWGCSPKNSHFITDATYRQTVEKDLAKKREVIKDGKLFDFLDNDSLKTKEHEAMQFLYAYMNLADIVDYSSDFYLQNVRASFKAQEEMPWGKDVPEKLFRHFVLPVRVNNESLDSSRIVFYGELKDRVKGLSMKDAALEVNHWCHEKAIYAPSDARTRSPLATVKTALGRCGEESTFAVAALRSVGIPARQVYTPRWAHTDDNHAWVEVWVDGKWHFMGACEPKAGLDDAWFNSSVVRAMLIHTKVFGRYDGPEEILYNTDNYTEINVIDNYAPTDELAITVVDQHGKAVPNANVEYCIYNYAEFYPVVKKSTDKQGKSSLRIGKGDMMVWAFKDGKFGYQVSKADERKALTIQLGDFEALPETTFLKLIPPSGTPIAVSSTPQQVSDNEKRMLKEDSIRTAYEKTFYNEDTAKEYCKSLPSEKKDVVTKMLVQSRGNHKEITDFLSSVSQEELNDAIGFLNVLSEKDLTDTPATKLKAIFKNMPRGLDEFGLKYIGSPRISDEYITDFRSDLTKALNDSDKEGFRANPSALARWINTNIQLDTLYNSQRLLISPSGVLKARRGDAPSRNLFFVAMARSLDIPSRIDPVTGKVQYSMNKGAAWTDVNIQANTSKETPQGMISMSYKPTNVAPDPEYYSRFTLDYLTPAGKLNTLYYDWDGQNAWSKLFKEPKSVDAGNYILTSGTRMASGSVLCCLQKVIVPAGAKVSIPLILPQDSTDIQVIGSINAENIYYDLKTNAPTSILQTTGRGYFIIGILGAGQEPTNHALKDIQLLKTEFEKWGRKMVLLFPNEDSYKRFKQTDFPNLPNTVVWGLDIDGKNTDMIAKATNLHSSSSLPIFIIGDSFGRVVFVSQGYTIGLGEQLMNIIRRL, encoded by the coding sequence ATGAGAAATAGACTTATTGGACTAGGCATCTTGTTCTTTGTATTTGTTTTATGGGGATGTAGCCCAAAGAATTCCCATTTTATAACGGATGCTACATATCGACAGACCGTAGAGAAAGACTTGGCCAAAAAAAGAGAAGTCATCAAGGATGGAAAGCTATTTGATTTCTTGGACAATGATTCATTGAAAACCAAGGAACATGAGGCTATGCAATTTTTGTACGCCTATATGAATTTGGCGGATATTGTTGATTATAGTTCTGATTTTTATTTGCAAAATGTCAGAGCTTCTTTCAAAGCTCAGGAAGAGATGCCTTGGGGCAAAGATGTCCCGGAAAAACTATTCCGACATTTTGTTTTGCCCGTTCGTGTCAATAATGAAAGCCTTGATAGTAGCAGAATTGTGTTTTACGGAGAATTAAAAGATCGCGTCAAAGGGCTTTCCATGAAAGATGCAGCGTTGGAGGTAAATCACTGGTGCCACGAAAAAGCTATCTATGCACCCAGTGATGCTCGTACACGAAGTCCATTGGCTACTGTAAAGACGGCATTGGGACGCTGTGGTGAGGAGTCTACTTTTGCAGTAGCAGCATTGAGGTCGGTAGGTATTCCAGCAAGGCAGGTCTATACTCCTCGTTGGGCACATACTGATGATAATCATGCTTGGGTTGAAGTTTGGGTTGATGGCAAATGGCATTTTATGGGTGCATGTGAGCCTAAAGCCGGACTTGATGATGCTTGGTTCAATAGCTCTGTAGTAAGAGCTATGTTGATTCATACTAAGGTTTTCGGTAGATATGACGGTCCTGAAGAGATTCTTTACAACACGGATAACTATACGGAGATAAATGTAATTGACAACTATGCTCCTACGGATGAGCTGGCAATAACTGTGGTGGATCAGCACGGCAAAGCTGTGCCTAATGCCAATGTGGAATATTGTATCTATAACTATGCTGAGTTTTATCCTGTGGTGAAGAAATCTACAGACAAACAAGGCAAATCCTCTCTCAGGATTGGAAAAGGAGATATGATGGTTTGGGCGTTCAAGGATGGAAAGTTTGGATATCAAGTCAGCAAAGCTGACGAAAGAAAAGCTTTGACTATACAACTGGGTGATTTCGAAGCACTGCCTGAGACTACTTTCCTGAAATTAATACCCCCCTCAGGTACTCCCATTGCTGTATCTTCTACACCACAACAAGTCTCTGATAATGAAAAGCGCATGTTGAAGGAGGATTCTATTCGCACGGCGTATGAGAAAACTTTTTACAATGAAGATACTGCCAAGGAATATTGTAAGTCACTACCGTCCGAGAAAAAAGATGTTGTTACCAAAATGCTTGTTCAGTCAAGAGGGAATCACAAAGAAATTACAGATTTTTTGAGCTCAGTTTCCCAAGAAGAGCTTAATGATGCTATAGGATTTCTCAATGTATTATCTGAAAAAGATCTGACCGATACCCCTGCGACTAAACTTAAGGCAATTTTCAAAAACATGCCTAGAGGTTTGGATGAGTTTGGTCTGAAATACATAGGCTCTCCCCGAATAAGTGATGAGTATATCACGGATTTTAGAAGTGATTTGACAAAGGCTTTGAATGATAGTGATAAAGAAGGGTTCAGAGCCAATCCTTCTGCTCTTGCAAGATGGATCAATACAAATATCCAATTAGATACTTTGTACAATAGCCAAAGGTTACTCATCAGTCCTTCCGGAGTACTCAAGGCTCGACGAGGAGACGCACCTTCACGCAATTTATTTTTTGTTGCGATGGCCAGAAGTCTGGATATTCCTTCCAGAATAGATCCGGTAACAGGCAAAGTGCAATACTCCATGAACAAAGGAGCTGCATGGACGGATGTGAATATTCAGGCTAATACCAGCAAAGAGACTCCACAGGGTATGATCAGTATGTCATACAAGCCGACCAATGTAGCTCCTGACCCTGAATATTACAGTAGATTTACTCTTGATTATTTGACTCCAGCCGGTAAACTCAATACATTGTATTATGACTGGGACGGACAAAATGCTTGGAGTAAGCTCTTCAAAGAACCCAAAAGTGTAGATGCAGGTAATTATATCCTTACATCGGGCACCCGCATGGCTTCGGGTAGCGTGCTTTGTTGTTTACAAAAAGTGATAGTGCCGGCAGGTGCTAAAGTAAGCATCCCTTTGATACTTCCTCAAGATAGTACAGATATTCAGGTGATTGGGTCTATAAATGCAGAGAATATTTATTATGACTTGAAAACAAATGCCCCGACATCTATCTTACAAACGACTGGTCGAGGTTATTTCATCATCGGTATTTTGGGAGCGGGACAAGAACCTACCAACCATGCGCTCAAAGATATTCAACTTTTGAAGACAGAGTTTGAAAAGTGGGGTAGGAAGATGGTACTTCTTTTCCCTAATGAGGATTCTTACAAACGTTTCAAACAAACAGACTTTCCCAATCTTCCCAATACAGTAGTTTGGGGATTGGATATTGATGGTAAGAA